The Bacteroidota bacterium genome contains a region encoding:
- a CDS encoding tetratricopeptide repeat protein — protein sequence MQKLALALFLFLWCNTTLVFAQTPQTEKLKEIIKNAKEDTAKVNAILAISKIYFGTAPEKSISYAEIAKTLSQKINYKKGIALALKNMGIGYFNKGSYVEALQNYKQALDVFSSIKDSAGVANMYNNMGNIYYIQNEDYKALDYYIKSLKIAEQLNDKIRIATANGNIGAVYLGKRSTYYKALEYNMNALKVGEEIKDNNIIGSSSVNIGEIYLNQGNTKSALNYFQKALIAFEGSENYPIALIFLGKAYAKKGEQSVAISYFEKAYSHAKNIDAKLDMVNSLIELGGIYEKDKEYKIALLKYKEAEDIATKLGSTERLKLSYEGLANSYSRVNDFTNAFKYQKLLTIVKDTLYNIDADKKFSNLQFNFDLEKKQSEINLLQKQKEISAKEIKSKQIIQAALSGFLIVLFVLLAFVYRIYIIKKKTNIELEEKNNKIELQKSEITKSIEYAKKIQDAMLPEEDLIVEVLYNSFLLYRPKDIVSGDFYVCINENKKIFLAVADCTGHGVPGALMSMIGSNILNKLITDKGLTEPTEILDQLNTELIIALKQNKNEGNDGMDIALCVIDFNENYLKFARAYRPLWMIRNDELEEIKGSKFPIGGHHQIHDERRYTSHNVKINKNDRFYIFTDGFADQFGGLHGKKLTTKKLKEYLLTTKSENIKKQGASLTHFFEKWKGHNEQLDDVCFIGFEVI from the coding sequence ATGCAGAAGCTGGCATTGGCTTTATTTCTTTTTTTATGGTGTAATACAACACTTGTGTTTGCTCAAACTCCCCAAACAGAGAAACTCAAAGAGATAATAAAAAACGCTAAAGAGGACACTGCTAAAGTGAATGCCATATTAGCCATCAGTAAAATTTATTTTGGAACAGCACCCGAAAAATCTATCTCGTATGCAGAGATAGCGAAAACACTTTCTCAAAAAATAAATTATAAAAAAGGAATTGCATTGGCCTTAAAAAACATGGGAATAGGCTACTTCAACAAGGGCTCCTATGTAGAAGCATTGCAGAACTACAAGCAAGCTTTAGATGTATTTTCCTCCATAAAAGACAGTGCCGGTGTTGCCAATATGTATAATAATATGGGCAATATCTATTATATCCAAAACGAAGATTACAAAGCACTGGATTATTACATTAAATCCTTAAAAATAGCCGAGCAACTTAACGACAAAATTCGTATCGCTACAGCCAATGGAAATATTGGAGCTGTTTATTTAGGAAAACGCTCCACTTACTATAAAGCGTTGGAATATAATATGAATGCACTGAAGGTAGGAGAAGAAATAAAAGATAATAATATTATTGGTTCGTCCTCTGTGAATATTGGCGAAATCTATTTAAATCAAGGCAACACAAAATCAGCTTTAAATTATTTCCAAAAAGCTTTGATTGCTTTTGAAGGATCTGAAAATTATCCCATTGCATTAATATTTTTAGGGAAGGCTTACGCAAAAAAGGGCGAACAAAGTGTTGCTATTAGTTATTTTGAGAAAGCTTATTCCCATGCCAAAAATATTGATGCTAAATTAGACATGGTAAATTCGCTAATTGAATTGGGCGGGATTTATGAAAAAGATAAAGAATATAAAATTGCACTTCTTAAGTATAAAGAGGCAGAAGATATTGCAACCAAGCTAGGTTCAACTGAACGCTTAAAATTATCGTACGAGGGATTGGCAAATTCGTATAGCCGAGTGAATGACTTTACCAACGCTTTCAAATATCAAAAGCTATTAACAATAGTAAAAGATACCCTCTACAATATTGATGCTGATAAAAAATTCAGCAATCTGCAATTCAATTTTGACCTTGAAAAAAAGCAAAGTGAAATTAACCTCCTGCAAAAGCAAAAAGAAATTAGTGCCAAAGAAATAAAGAGTAAACAAATTATTCAGGCTGCACTTTCCGGATTTTTAATTGTGCTTTTTGTGCTATTGGCATTTGTATATCGCATCTACATCATTAAGAAAAAAACAAATATTGAGTTGGAGGAAAAGAATAATAAAATTGAACTTCAAAAATCTGAGATAACCAAGAGTATTGAGTACGCTAAAAAAATACAGGATGCCATGTTGCCTGAAGAGGATCTAATTGTGGAAGTGCTGTACAATAGTTTTTTGCTATACCGCCCAAAAGATATTGTGAGTGGAGACTTTTATGTGTGTATAAATGAGAACAAAAAAATATTTCTTGCTGTTGCCGATTGCACCGGACATGGGGTTCCCGGTGCGCTAATGAGCATGATTGGGAGCAATATTTTAAATAAACTCATCACCGATAAGGGCCTTACCGAACCAACTGAAATACTAGATCAGCTAAATACCGAACTGATTATCGCTTTAAAACAAAATAAAAATGAAGGTAATGATGGGATGGACATTGCCTTGTGCGTGATTGACTTTAACGAAAATTATTTAAAGTTTGCCAGGGCATATCGCCCACTGTGGATGATTCGAAATGATGAATTGGAAGAAATAAAAGGTTCCAAATTTCCCATTGGCGGACACCATCAAATTCACGATGAGCGCCGCTATACCTCACACAATGTGAAAATAAATAAAAACGATCGTTTCTATATTTTTACCGATGGTTTCGCAGATCAATTTGGCGGTTTACATGGCAAAAAATTAACAACCAAAAAATTAAAAGAATATCTCCTCACTACTAAATCCGAGAACATTAAAAAACAAGGTGCATCGCTCACCCATTTTTTTGAAAAATGGAAAGGACACAACGAGCAGCTGGATGATGTTTGTTTTATTGGATTTGAAGTAATATAG
- a CDS encoding glycosyltransferase family 4 protein yields the protein MKIAVNTRLFLKNKMEGMGWFGYESLKRITQNHPEHEFIFIFDRPFDPEFVTAKNVTPLVLFPPTRHPFLWIFWFEISLPFVLRKHKPDLFLSPDGMISLLSGTKSLAVIHDLNFIYYKKDMPFWVEKYYNFFFRRFAKKSVRLATVSEYSKNDIIKNYGIEASKIDVVGNGSNLLYTPISPQQKLLIRNELTEGKNYFLFVGAMHPRKNIVNLFKAFDAFKTQTKAETKLVIVGSKMYWRADIAASYEAMTHKSEVVFTGRLAPEKLKDVLGGALALTYVPYFEGFGIPIVEAMNCDVPVITSNVTSMPEIAGDAALLVNPFSVEEITAALVKMNEDEALRNILIEKGRSRRLDYSWDKTAEKLWTCIEKAMI from the coding sequence TTGAAAATAGCAGTAAACACAAGGCTTTTCCTTAAAAACAAAATGGAAGGCATGGGTTGGTTCGGGTATGAATCGTTGAAGCGCATTACTCAAAATCACCCGGAGCATGAATTCATTTTTATTTTTGACCGGCCATTTGACCCCGAATTTGTAACTGCTAAAAATGTTACTCCGCTTGTTTTGTTTCCACCCACCCGCCATCCTTTTCTTTGGATTTTTTGGTTTGAAATCAGTCTACCTTTTGTGCTTCGAAAACACAAACCTGATTTATTTTTATCTCCGGATGGTATGATTAGCTTGCTTTCGGGAACAAAAAGCCTTGCGGTTATTCATGATCTGAATTTTATTTATTATAAAAAGGATATGCCTTTTTGGGTTGAAAAATATTACAACTTTTTCTTCCGGCGATTTGCAAAAAAATCGGTTCGTTTAGCAACTGTTTCAGAATACTCTAAAAACGATATCATTAAAAACTATGGTATTGAGGCGAGCAAAATAGATGTAGTTGGAAATGGTTCTAACTTGTTGTATACACCAATATCACCACAACAAAAATTACTTATTCGAAATGAACTAACTGAAGGGAAGAATTATTTTTTGTTTGTTGGAGCCATGCATCCTCGAAAAAATATTGTAAATCTTTTTAAAGCTTTTGATGCATTTAAGACACAAACGAAGGCCGAGACAAAGCTAGTAATAGTGGGCAGCAAAATGTATTGGCGTGCTGACATCGCTGCCTCTTATGAAGCCATGACGCATAAATCGGAAGTTGTTTTTACCGGTCGTTTAGCACCCGAAAAATTAAAAGATGTGCTGGGTGGAGCACTTGCCTTGACTTATGTTCCCTACTTTGAAGGATTTGGAATTCCAATAGTAGAAGCCATGAATTGTGATGTCCCGGTAATTACTTCCAATGTGACCTCTATGCCCGAAATTGCAGGAGATGCAGCTTTGCTTGTAAATCCATTTTCGGTAGAAGAGATTACGGCTGCACTTGTAAAAATGAATGAAGATGAAGCGCTTCGAAATATTTTAATTGAAAAAGGTAGGAGCAGAAGACTTGATTATTCTTGGGATAAAACTGCTGAGAAACTCTGGACCTGTATTGAAAAAGCTATGATTTAA